Genomic segment of Bacteroidota bacterium:
ACTATTCCAGTCATTCAATACGTCAGAACTTACTGCTGTAATTTTCCAGGTGCCGATTACTTGTGCATTGGAATATCCCTGCGGATCATCATTGGCTTCAGTCTTTAAATGATCGCTACAGGCAAATAGCAGGATAGTTGCACTAAAAGCAATGAGTATGAAAAAAATTTTTGACACAGCCTGTAGTTAATAGAATAAGGTTGGGCAAATTTAAGACTTCCTTCCCTCGAATCAAAACTATACTGCCGGTTCCTGCTGACTCAGGCAATGAAAACTTCCCAGCCCCCAGATAATTTCCGTAGAATCAATGCCTATGGTCTCTCTTCCGGGGAAACAGTCAGAAATGATCTGTAATGCCTTGTCATCTTTAGCACAATTGAAAATCGGGACAATTACGTATTTGTTGCAGATATAAAAATTGGCATAGCTGCAGGGCAGACGTTGACCATCATATTCAAGATGATCAGGCATAGGTAGCTCAACAATATTCAGTTGTTTGCCATTCAGCAAACGCATTGCTTTAAGCTGCTTTAGATTTGTTTCTAGTAATGCATGGTTTTCGTCGTTCTTATTTTCTTCTATGACAGTGATCACTGAGTCTTCATTTATAAAGCGGACCGTATCATCAATATGCCCATCAGTGTCATCACCAATAATGCCTTCATCCACCCAAAGCACTTGCTCCTGTCCATAAAAATTGCATAGATACTCTTCAATCTGTTTCTGAGTGAGGTGTGGGTTGCGGTTAGGATTCAATAAACAGGCA
This window contains:
- a CDS encoding agmatine deiminase family protein produces the protein MTHFTPKQLGYYFPAEFAAHDATWLSWPHKEASWPGKIHTIFPFYSRFIKYLAQSEKVNINVNDEAMKAFAISCLQKEDVDLSQVNFFFNPTNDAWCRDHGPAFLINPAAKNQKVIVDWNYNAWGGKYLPCDLDDVIPTKIAKHYKIPVYNPGIVMEGGSVEFNGNGTVMTSTACLLNPNRNPHLTQKQIEEYLCNFYGQEQVLWVDEGIIGDDTDGHIDDTVRFINEDSVITVIEENKNDENHALLETNLKQLKAMRLLNGKQLNIVELPMPDHLEYDGQRLPCSYANFYICNKYVIVPIFNCAKDDKALQIISDCFPGRETIGIDSTEIIWGLGSFHCLSQQEPAV